A stretch of the Nicotiana tabacum cultivar K326 chromosome 6, ASM71507v2, whole genome shotgun sequence genome encodes the following:
- the LOC107768598 gene encoding BAG family molecular chaperone regulator 7-like: MSRFRRFDLIEYSPSPSFFLKESSFLSPKTLLLNPSFHIEDELDTTLDLLCPNTFTPTTLLDLASPFDDVDTITDLIQIERTPFYTSTRRVHRRVGLGTELQSLSDRVSELERLFIEEKKKKKSKKVGERKYTWTAEIKSPEKDGVDRKYKWIAEVKDGKKKGALDKSYKFTAEIKGKNEDSRTYTFKASNAGGDDSESEKKEKKDNKKKKCEKSEGSTRIVEIEEPSDHGALVLRQVFAKRVEKRRGKRKEISPQDAALAIQMSFRAYLIRRSQALRALRELAIAKTKLKELRALFNNFTYRRRVARDAEERQRFSEKIIVLLLTVDAIEGADIMVRSSKKSMVDELEAMLDVIDPQPGGRPISVARRRTFDMPDGAIQKELAAGVAQVVQMLDESNAAESFEACL; the protein is encoded by the exons ATGAGCCGTTTCAGGAGATTTGACCTTATTGAGTACTCTCCTTCTCCTTCTTTCTTCCTTAAAGAATCCTCATTTCTCAGCCCCAAAACCCTACTTCTAAACCCCTCATTCCACATTGAAGATGAGCTTGACACCACTCTCGATCTCCTTTGCCCTAACACTTTCACACCCACTACACTTCTCGATCTCGCCTCCCCCTTTGACGACGTTGATACCATCACTGATCTGATCCAAATCGAAAGAACCCCTTTTTATACCTCCACTCGCCGGGTTCATCGCCGGGTCGGACTCGGTACTGAGTTGCAGAGTCTGTCTGACCGAGTCTCTGAACTCGAGCGGCTGTTCattgaggagaagaagaagaagaagagcaagAAAGTTGGTGAGAGGAAGTACACGTGGACGGCTGAGATCAAGAGCCCCGAGAAGGACGGGGTTGATCGGAAGTACAAGTGGATTGCTGAGGTTAAAGATGGTAAAAAGAAGGGTGCtttggataaaagttacaaatttACTGCTGAGATCAAAGGGAAGAATGAGGATTCACGTACCTACACTTTCAAAGCATCAAATGCCGGCGGTGATGATTCTGAGAgtgagaaaaaagagaagaaagataacaaaaagaagaaatgtgAAAAATCTGAGGGTTCTACACGTATAGTTGAGATTGAAGAGCCATCCGATCATGGGGCCCTCGTCTTAAGACAG GTATTTGCGAAGAGGGTGGAGAAGAGAAGGGGAAAGAGGAAGGAGATATCACCACAGGATGCAGCATTAGCTATTCAGATGAGCTTCAGGGCTTACTTGATTAGGAGGTCGCAAGCACTGCGTGCGCTGAGGGAACTGGCCATTGCCAAGACTAAGTTGAAGGAGCTAAGGGCTCTATTCAACAACTTCACTTACCGACGTCGTGTTGCCCGTGATGCTGAGGAGCGTCAGAGGTTCTCTGAGAAGATTATTGTGCTGCTTCTCACTGTTGACGCCATTGAG GGTGCCGATATAATGGTGCGATCTTCAAAGAAGTCAATGGTGGATGAGTTAGAAGCAATGCTTGATGTTATCGACCCCCAACCTGGCGGGAGGCCTATATCGGTTGCTAGGAGGAGAACATTTGATATGCCTGATGGTGCCATTCAGAAGGAACTTGCAGCTGGTGTTGCTCAAGTTGTTCAAATGCTTGACGAGTCCAATGCTGCTGAATCCTTTGAAGCATGCTTATGA